From Lysobacter auxotrophicus, the proteins below share one genomic window:
- a CDS encoding YadA-like family protein, whose protein sequence is MQPANQRRFQRHVLTAALLSALALPAYAGTNCQLVDNATGTPLTIDSSAPGSEALACGPDAKAAGDGSTAIGDETTANAKNATAVGSWIDLNGDGNVDPDEITWANGLNSTAMGAAAQAVGDNSTAIGVRAVTKTAGSVAIGNQAGAVHAGSNQVTTDVNKNGTGGWASTIGPTTPTTPAGSSVNSVAVGANASANGSNSIAMGTNAKTRSVNGTVIFSEDKSTGDTITTRAITTVEAPTTNSVAIGNNAAVNGTGSIALGNGATVDGNKVTKWQSPSYGLFTLSTAESAVNSVAIGNNARSMGNNNVVIGAGAQTLGDIYYSPYDVIWQDMNSTVIGSNAIVGRGMGTAVGYSAYVNGRSGAAIGYAATAVGQGATAVGGWLDWQAAFGAPAVTGPGAIFNPYGKAYAVSLGASSYGGGAYAWGNYSTALGAAARAGDRDTEYNSVQPTSQFDSIDPTVIGAATAVGFNASAQGRASVAVGNQSVAYNAEAVAIGSESVAYGLDSIALGTNAVATFHKSIAIGENALADGYTGTANIAFGKDASTAPGLSGQTSNAIAFGTGAYASEDAALSMGNASLATGVGATAVGNGAQALSDSSAALGENSQATGASATAVGNYAYAAGDSSIATGTNAFAIGAGSIASGNNAYAGGDDAVALGSYAVADTAGALALGSGANVYGLNSVAIGMNSSADRDNVVSVGSAGAERRIVNVADGVESTDAVNKGQLDAVVTNVGGTIGAQLDTVATALGGGAAVSTQGISAPSFSFMGGSYGNVGSTFSAIDAAFNGLNARVSTLETTAANPAPSAGGAPTGTGNGLAIGTGSNATDANDTAIGHGANVGAANGTALGNNAIVDPAADNAVAVGADSHASASGSVALGQGAVADQANTVSVGNASQQRRVTNVAAGTASTDAANVQQVQDGDAAAVASANAYTDTTATQTLTRANAYTDSQMQAWNDNFDDLRNDIGYRLGKQDERIDRQGAMSSAMMNMAINAAGSRSPRGRVAVGAGWQNGESALSVGYSKAIGDRASMSIGGAFSSDDSSAGVGFGIDL, encoded by the coding sequence ATGCAACCTGCGAACCAGCGCCGCTTCCAGCGGCACGTTCTTACCGCCGCTCTGCTGTCCGCGCTCGCCCTTCCGGCCTACGCCGGCACGAACTGCCAACTGGTCGACAACGCGACCGGCACGCCGCTGACCATCGACAGTTCGGCGCCCGGCAGCGAAGCCCTGGCATGCGGCCCGGACGCGAAGGCGGCGGGCGACGGCTCGACCGCCATCGGCGACGAAACCACCGCGAACGCCAAGAACGCCACCGCCGTCGGCTCGTGGATTGACCTGAACGGCGACGGCAACGTCGACCCGGACGAGATCACCTGGGCCAACGGCCTGAACTCCACCGCCATGGGCGCCGCCGCGCAGGCCGTGGGCGACAACAGCACCGCCATTGGCGTCCGCGCGGTCACCAAGACCGCGGGCAGCGTCGCCATCGGCAACCAGGCCGGCGCGGTGCATGCGGGATCGAACCAGGTAACGACGGACGTCAACAAGAACGGCACCGGCGGCTGGGCGAGCACGATCGGGCCGACCACGCCGACCACGCCTGCGGGCAGCAGCGTCAACAGCGTCGCCGTCGGCGCCAACGCCAGCGCGAACGGCAGCAACTCGATCGCGATGGGCACCAACGCCAAGACCCGTTCGGTCAACGGCACCGTCATATTCAGCGAAGACAAGAGCACAGGCGACACCATCACGACGCGCGCCATCACCACCGTCGAGGCGCCCACGACCAATTCGGTCGCCATCGGCAACAACGCGGCGGTCAACGGCACCGGTTCGATCGCCCTGGGCAACGGCGCGACTGTCGACGGCAACAAGGTCACCAAATGGCAGAGCCCTTCGTACGGCCTGTTCACCCTGAGCACGGCGGAATCCGCGGTCAACTCGGTCGCCATCGGCAACAACGCCCGGTCGATGGGCAACAACAACGTCGTCATCGGCGCCGGTGCACAGACCTTGGGTGACATCTATTACTCGCCCTACGATGTCATCTGGCAGGACATGAACTCCACCGTCATCGGCTCCAACGCCATCGTCGGCCGAGGCATGGGCACGGCCGTGGGCTACTCCGCATACGTCAACGGCCGCAGCGGCGCCGCGATCGGCTACGCGGCGACCGCAGTCGGCCAGGGCGCGACCGCCGTCGGTGGCTGGCTCGACTGGCAGGCCGCCTTCGGCGCGCCGGCGGTCACCGGCCCTGGCGCTATTTTCAACCCGTACGGCAAGGCTTACGCCGTCAGCCTGGGCGCCTCGTCTTACGGCGGCGGCGCCTACGCGTGGGGCAACTACAGCACCGCCCTCGGCGCTGCGGCACGCGCCGGCGATCGCGACACTGAATACAACTCGGTCCAGCCCACGTCGCAATTCGATTCCATTGACCCCACGGTCATCGGCGCCGCGACCGCAGTCGGCTTCAACGCCAGCGCGCAGGGCCGTGCCAGCGTTGCCGTCGGCAATCAAAGCGTGGCCTACAACGCCGAAGCCGTCGCAATCGGCTCCGAATCGGTCGCGTACGGCTTGGACAGCATCGCGCTGGGCACGAATGCCGTCGCGACGTTCCACAAGAGCATTGCCATCGGCGAGAACGCCCTGGCTGACGGCTACACGGGCACGGCCAACATCGCATTCGGCAAGGACGCCAGCACCGCGCCAGGCTTGAGCGGCCAGACCAGCAACGCCATCGCCTTCGGTACTGGCGCCTACGCGAGCGAGGATGCCGCGTTGTCGATGGGTAATGCCAGCCTCGCCACTGGCGTTGGCGCCACGGCCGTCGGCAACGGCGCACAGGCGCTGAGCGACAGCAGCGCCGCGCTCGGCGAGAACAGCCAGGCTACAGGCGCGTCCGCGACGGCAGTCGGGAACTACGCGTACGCAGCGGGCGACTCATCCATCGCAACGGGCACGAACGCCTTCGCCATCGGCGCTGGCAGCATCGCCAGCGGCAACAACGCGTACGCCGGCGGCGACGACGCCGTCGCCCTCGGCAGCTACGCAGTGGCCGATACCGCCGGCGCGCTCGCCCTGGGCAGCGGCGCGAATGTGTACGGCCTCAACAGCGTCGCCATCGGCATGAACTCCAGCGCCGACCGCGATAACGTCGTCTCCGTCGGCAGCGCCGGCGCCGAGCGCAGGATCGTCAACGTCGCCGACGGCGTGGAAAGCACCGACGCGGTGAACAAGGGCCAGCTCGATGCTGTCGTCACCAACGTCGGCGGCACCATCGGCGCGCAGCTGGATACGGTCGCGACCGCACTGGGCGGTGGTGCGGCCGTGAGCACGCAGGGCATCTCCGCGCCGAGCTTCTCCTTCATGGGCGGCAGCTACGGCAACGTCGGCTCGACGTTCAGTGCCATCGATGCGGCCTTCAATGGCCTCAACGCGCGCGTCTCCACGCTGGAAACCACCGCTGCCAACCCGGCGCCGTCCGCCGGCGGCGCGCCGACGGGTACCGGCAACGGGCTTGCCATCGGTACCGGCTCCAACGCCACCGACGCCAACGACACCGCCATCGGCCACGGCGCCAATGTCGGCGCCGCCAACGGCACCGCGCTGGGCAACAACGCCATCGTCGATCCCGCGGCCGACAACGCCGTCGCGGTCGGTGCCGACAGCCACGCCAGCGCCAGCGGTTCGGTCGCGCTGGGGCAGGGCGCCGTCGCCGACCAGGCCAACACCGTGTCGGTGGGCAATGCTTCGCAGCAACGCCGCGTGACCAATGTCGCCGCCGGCACCGCCTCCACCGACGCCGCCAACGTGCAGCAGGTGCAGGACGGCGACGCGGCGGCGGTCGCATCGGCCAACGCCTACACCGACACCACCGCGACGCAGACGCTCACGCGCGCCAACGCCTATACCGACAGCCAGATGCAGGCCTGGAACGACAACTTCGACGACCTGCGCAACGACATCGGCTACCGGCTGGGCAAGCAGGACGAACGCATCGATCGCCAGGGCGCGATGAGCAGCGCGATGATGAACATGGCGATCAACGCCGCCGGCAGTCGCAGCCCGCGTGGTCGTGTCGCGGTCGGTGCCGGCTGGCAGAACGGCGAAAGCGCGCTGTCGGTCGGCTATTCGAAAGCGATCGGTGATCGCGCGTCGATGAGCATCGGCGGTGCCTTCAGCAGCGACGACAGCTCCGCCGGCGTCGGTTTCGGTATCGACCTCTAA
- a CDS encoding OmpA family protein has product MTPHRTRLTLGLLLACATPGFAQQGAPSQLTPQKQRITDEAIYADHSTYQATQDRIQALNDAGRPVRDYHLAKAQCWLDVSFHEYSRNDRSDFPQDALDQSAQLVSAMEQGATPSDDTPLVNDARRLREDLWKRLGAIHGTPGFECAQQAVACGEVELVHAGNEFNQQQWRHAKPYIQMAEDLTNEAEALARNCTPVPQNMTLTANLLFDFDQDTMGRVRAESRTALDDAFRRVGEEKLKVVGVQLVGHADRLTARPGSDYNQRLSERRAMAVRQYIIAQGIPAEVITYEWRGDTEQVQACDGYTGARLKECLLPNRRVEVKFDVQRIQVPPAGLGPASPGG; this is encoded by the coding sequence ATGACACCCCACCGCACGCGACTGACCCTCGGACTCCTGCTGGCCTGCGCCACGCCTGGCTTCGCGCAGCAGGGCGCGCCTTCACAACTCACGCCACAGAAGCAGCGCATCACCGACGAGGCGATCTACGCCGACCACTCCACCTACCAGGCGACGCAGGACCGCATCCAGGCGCTCAACGACGCAGGCCGCCCGGTGCGCGATTACCACCTCGCCAAGGCGCAGTGCTGGCTCGACGTGTCGTTCCACGAATACAGCCGCAACGACCGCAGCGACTTCCCGCAGGACGCGCTGGACCAGTCGGCGCAATTGGTGAGCGCGATGGAGCAGGGCGCCACGCCGTCCGACGACACGCCGCTGGTCAACGATGCCCGCCGCCTGCGCGAGGATTTGTGGAAGCGGCTGGGCGCGATCCACGGCACGCCGGGGTTCGAGTGCGCCCAGCAGGCCGTGGCCTGCGGCGAGGTCGAACTGGTCCACGCCGGCAACGAGTTCAACCAGCAGCAGTGGCGCCACGCCAAGCCTTACATCCAGATGGCCGAGGACCTGACCAACGAAGCCGAGGCGCTGGCCCGCAACTGCACGCCGGTGCCGCAGAACATGACGCTGACCGCCAACCTGCTGTTCGACTTCGACCAGGACACGATGGGCCGGGTGCGGGCCGAGTCGCGCACGGCACTGGACGACGCCTTCCGGCGCGTGGGCGAGGAGAAGCTGAAGGTCGTCGGCGTCCAGCTGGTCGGCCACGCGGACCGCCTGACCGCGCGACCGGGCAGCGACTACAACCAGCGCCTGTCGGAACGTCGGGCGATGGCGGTGCGGCAGTACATCATTGCGCAAGGCATCCCGGCGGAGGTCATCACGTATGAGTGGCGCGGCGATACCGAGCAGGTCCAGGCCTGCGATGGCTACACCGGTGCCAGGCTCAAGGAGTGCCTGCTGCCGAACCGGCGCGTGGAAGTGAAGTTCGACGTGCAGCGCATCCAAGTGCCCCCGGCCGGGCTTGGGCCGGCCTCGCCCGGCGGGTGA
- a CDS encoding GFA family protein, with protein MLGVQRASFTGIGPIKQVRTMGGSGHSAVRNICIECGSLLFGTPESAPDLVTIYAGTLDDSAAFVPEAALFVSQRPPWAALELSLVEHQRMPPPPDE; from the coding sequence GTGCTGGGTGTGCAGCGCGCGTCATTTACCGGCATCGGACCGATCAAGCAGGTGCGAACGATGGGCGGCAGCGGGCATTCAGCCGTTCGCAACATCTGCATCGAGTGCGGGAGCCTACTTTTTGGCACGCCGGAGTCCGCTCCGGACTTGGTGACGATCTATGCGGGAACTCTCGACGACTCCGCGGCGTTCGTGCCGGAGGCGGCGCTATTCGTGAGCCAGCGCCCGCCCTGGGCAGCACTGGAACTGTCACTAGTGGAGCATCAGCGGATGCCACCGCCCCCTGACGAGTAA
- a CDS encoding DUF5985 family protein, with translation MTSLVYGLCAGAALACAWLLALGARRSRSRMLVWSAVCFALLAAANIVLVLDFLVFPGIALWPVRTGLSLLAVGSLIYGLVMEER, from the coding sequence ATGACTTCGCTGGTTTATGGGCTTTGTGCCGGAGCTGCCCTCGCATGCGCCTGGCTGCTTGCGCTAGGGGCGCGCCGCTCGCGTTCGCGCATGTTGGTCTGGAGCGCAGTCTGCTTTGCCCTTCTGGCCGCTGCAAACATTGTGCTTGTGCTCGACTTCTTGGTGTTTCCTGGAATCGCGCTATGGCCAGTGCGTACCGGACTATCACTGCTGGCGGTCGGCAGCCTTATCTACGGTCTGGTCATGGAGGAACGCTAA
- a CDS encoding S8 family peptidase has translation MIFRRTVLSLLIAGACAPVFAGTVDLTSLDDATLSPRFIVKYKSGSAERAQSDARQRSLDAAATRARPQMGARIAALQGNAALHVQSLRATVGGKHVVKATQRLNRTEAEALMRAIAADPNVESVAVDRLMHAAALPNDPVLTSHQMWHYGTGAGGARVTTAWDSGASGAGVVVAVIDTGATHHADLEPNLLPGYDFITDAFVSRRATDGRVPGGWDTGDYSAANECGAGAPAENSSWHGTHVSGTIAEVTNNGVGGAGIAYNAKVVPVRVLGRCGGYTSDINDAIVWAAGGHIDGVPDNPNPAEVINMSLGGAHECEVDTQTAINAAVGLGATIVVAAGNDNSPVTGHAPASCANVVTVGATGASGQRASYSNYGAGVDLAAPGGAGTEGVPGGYIWSTLNNGTTVPGSDIYAGYTGTSMATPHVAGVVALMQSVVTTPLTPAQVEGLLKATTRAFPVKQTQANGAGLLDAAAAVERARSFGQPINGLPTTPGIAMVLPPMATGERELYTIDVPAGATKIDITTYGGRGEVQLLLGYEADPLPNSNVGASARPGINQAITVANPAPGHYYLALSATKDTSGARLLVKVN, from the coding sequence ATGATCTTTCGCCGTACCGTCCTCAGCCTACTGATCGCGGGCGCCTGCGCACCGGTGTTCGCCGGCACCGTGGACCTCACCTCTCTCGACGACGCCACGCTGTCGCCGCGCTTCATCGTCAAGTACAAGTCCGGCAGCGCCGAGCGCGCGCAGTCCGATGCACGCCAGCGTTCGCTCGACGCCGCCGCGACGCGTGCGCGTCCGCAGATGGGCGCGCGCATCGCCGCGCTGCAGGGTAACGCGGCGCTGCACGTGCAGTCGCTGCGCGCAACCGTCGGCGGCAAGCACGTGGTCAAGGCCACGCAGCGCCTGAACCGCACCGAAGCCGAAGCGCTGATGCGCGCCATCGCCGCCGATCCGAACGTCGAGTCCGTCGCTGTCGACCGTCTGATGCACGCGGCCGCACTGCCGAACGACCCGGTGTTGACCAGCCACCAGATGTGGCACTACGGCACCGGTGCCGGCGGCGCGCGTGTCACCACGGCGTGGGATTCGGGCGCCAGCGGCGCGGGCGTCGTCGTGGCGGTGATCGACACCGGCGCGACGCACCACGCCGACCTCGAACCGAACCTGCTGCCGGGCTACGACTTCATCACCGACGCCTTCGTCTCGCGTCGTGCCACGGACGGCCGCGTGCCGGGCGGCTGGGACACCGGCGACTACTCCGCTGCGAACGAGTGCGGTGCCGGTGCGCCGGCCGAGAACAGCAGCTGGCACGGCACACACGTGTCGGGAACCATCGCCGAGGTGACCAACAACGGCGTGGGCGGTGCGGGCATCGCCTACAACGCGAAGGTCGTGCCGGTGCGCGTACTGGGCCGCTGCGGCGGCTATACCTCCGACATCAACGACGCGATCGTGTGGGCGGCCGGCGGCCATATTGACGGCGTGCCGGACAACCCGAATCCCGCAGAAGTCATCAACATGAGCCTGGGCGGCGCGCACGAGTGCGAAGTCGACACGCAGACGGCGATCAACGCCGCCGTTGGGCTCGGCGCGACGATCGTGGTGGCGGCCGGCAACGACAATTCCCCGGTCACCGGCCACGCGCCGGCCAGCTGCGCGAACGTCGTCACCGTCGGCGCCACCGGCGCGTCAGGACAGCGGGCGAGCTACTCCAACTACGGTGCGGGCGTCGACCTGGCCGCGCCGGGTGGTGCGGGCACCGAAGGCGTCCCGGGCGGCTACATCTGGTCGACCCTCAACAATGGCACTACGGTCCCGGGCAGCGACATCTACGCCGGCTACACGGGCACGTCGATGGCGACGCCGCACGTAGCTGGCGTGGTCGCGCTAATGCAGAGCGTGGTCACCACGCCGCTGACACCGGCGCAGGTCGAAGGCCTGCTGAAAGCGACCACGCGCGCCTTCCCGGTGAAGCAGACGCAGGCCAACGGCGCCGGCCTGCTCGACGCGGCCGCCGCGGTCGAACGCGCGCGTAGCTTCGGCCAGCCCATCAATGGCCTGCCGACGACGCCGGGCATTGCGATGGTGCTGCCGCCGATGGCGACGGGCGAGCGCGAGCTGTACACGATCGACGTGCCCGCCGGCGCGACGAAGATCGACATCACCACCTACGGCGGTCGCGGCGAAGTACAGCTGCTGCTGGGGTACGAGGCCGATCCGTTGCCAAACTCGAACGTCGGCGCTTCGGCACGCCCGGGCATCAACCAGGCGATCACCGTCGCCAATCCGGCCCCGGGGCATTACTACCTCGCGCTGAGTGCGACCAAAGACACCAGCGGCGCGCGTCTGTTGGTGAAGGTGAACTGA
- a CDS encoding winged helix-turn-helix domain-containing protein, with the protein MRLTRYRFGEFEFDPASRELRRAGVLLPVPLKSLECLAYLVAHRERAVGRDELVSAVWGRTDVSDTVITQTMRRARRALDDAGNRQTIVRTIPGFGYRWIAAVDALDHSPDSEATHKPVTAVGEPLRGPVAAPPSEAAETHADLVSTPGGLPRRLFGGAFLVLVGLVLGGLAYLSTREKAAHDMVPSDGLVMVLPVAVDPPDREYSWVRLGAMEYAADRLRGSALKVAPSEQTLHLQAASRDRATPGGGAGPDDAMLQTLLAKSGAQWLLVPQAFQERNRWRVQLRAVGHRSDVRLEAQGDTPLQAMAIATDAWLRRIGRATSVRPSPTPFQERLRRIDAELDAGQLDAAREQIAAAPAKDRTSPRMLVREGQLEYRAGRIAEAKTLFERAISHPAIAEDAPTRAKGLMGMGSVALRQERPFEAEQRYTDALDVLRGDVRNEDVGLLGDAYNGRGVARIQQGKLASAVSDMGLARVAMQEDGDVVSAAMVGSNVGRIEAVRNHWPQAVQEYDKAIEVFERFEVRDYLAATLGAKASAQLALVEPAEATETIARAQRLVPSIEDATLLSFLATIRIRVALHNGRLDEAANLLQTLSPQVKKEREGVVAELEMALAIARGDRPRAAALAARIPPASKPVEEDLAIMAVQAAGNAAVARAWRDRLSNQPSERLSDRAFARSFASAIVERRFGERDAALAAANKAMALANREGSPDDRVRAGIIRALVLLDGEDSQTAFAVLGELDAYVTADYRAAWLAWTLYRHVGNTAMAERAHLGMDSLRGERQANLEPTL; encoded by the coding sequence ATGCGCCTAACCCGGTATCGGTTCGGCGAATTCGAGTTCGACCCCGCATCGCGCGAACTGCGGCGTGCCGGTGTACTGCTGCCGGTGCCATTGAAGTCGCTGGAGTGCCTGGCCTATCTGGTCGCCCACCGCGAACGGGCGGTGGGACGCGATGAGCTCGTGTCCGCTGTCTGGGGCCGCACCGATGTGAGTGACACGGTGATTACCCAGACCATGCGGCGTGCCCGCAGGGCGCTGGACGACGCGGGTAACCGCCAAACCATTGTGCGCACGATCCCGGGATTCGGATACCGCTGGATCGCGGCGGTCGACGCACTTGACCATTCCCCGGATAGCGAAGCGACGCACAAGCCCGTCACCGCCGTGGGCGAGCCTTTGCGCGGCCCGGTCGCAGCCCCGCCATCGGAGGCAGCCGAGACGCACGCCGACTTGGTTTCAACGCCAGGCGGCCTGCCTCGCCGCCTGTTCGGCGGTGCCTTCCTGGTGCTGGTCGGCTTGGTATTAGGCGGCCTGGCTTACCTTTCGACGCGTGAGAAGGCAGCGCATGACATGGTTCCGAGCGACGGTCTGGTGATGGTGTTGCCAGTGGCCGTCGACCCACCGGATCGTGAGTACAGTTGGGTACGGCTTGGCGCGATGGAGTATGCCGCGGATCGCCTCCGTGGCTCTGCGCTGAAGGTGGCACCTAGCGAGCAGACGCTCCATTTGCAGGCCGCATCTCGCGACCGGGCAACGCCGGGCGGAGGGGCCGGGCCGGACGACGCGATGTTGCAGACCCTGCTCGCGAAGAGCGGCGCGCAGTGGCTGCTCGTTCCGCAGGCGTTTCAGGAGCGAAATCGGTGGCGAGTCCAGTTGCGCGCTGTCGGCCATCGCTCCGATGTTCGCCTGGAAGCGCAGGGTGATACCCCGTTGCAAGCAATGGCTATCGCCACCGATGCTTGGTTGCGTCGCATCGGCCGTGCTACGTCCGTGCGTCCTTCACCCACGCCATTCCAAGAGCGCCTGCGTCGTATTGATGCGGAACTCGATGCGGGACAGCTTGATGCGGCCCGTGAACAGATCGCTGCAGCGCCCGCAAAGGATCGCACCTCCCCCAGGATGCTGGTACGCGAGGGACAGCTTGAGTATCGCGCCGGACGAATTGCCGAGGCGAAGACACTGTTCGAACGCGCGATCTCGCACCCCGCGATTGCGGAAGATGCGCCGACCCGTGCAAAGGGCTTGATGGGAATGGGCTCGGTTGCTCTTCGCCAGGAACGGCCCTTCGAGGCGGAACAGCGCTACACGGATGCATTGGACGTGCTGCGGGGCGATGTGCGGAACGAGGACGTCGGGTTGCTCGGAGACGCATATAACGGTCGCGGTGTCGCACGCATACAGCAGGGGAAGTTGGCCAGCGCAGTCAGCGACATGGGATTGGCTCGGGTCGCCATGCAGGAAGACGGAGACGTGGTTTCGGCCGCGATGGTCGGCTCAAACGTCGGCCGTATCGAAGCGGTTCGCAATCATTGGCCGCAGGCGGTACAGGAATACGACAAGGCGATCGAGGTATTCGAACGCTTCGAGGTGCGTGACTATCTCGCTGCAACACTGGGGGCCAAGGCATCCGCCCAGCTTGCACTGGTTGAACCCGCGGAGGCCACCGAGACCATCGCGCGCGCACAGCGGCTCGTTCCCTCCATCGAAGACGCAACGCTACTAAGCTTCCTAGCTACGATCCGAATCCGAGTCGCACTGCACAATGGCAGGCTTGACGAGGCCGCCAACCTCCTGCAGACGCTTTCGCCCCAGGTGAAGAAGGAGCGGGAAGGTGTCGTCGCCGAGCTGGAGATGGCCTTGGCGATCGCACGCGGCGATCGACCGCGCGCCGCTGCGCTTGCGGCGCGGATCCCTCCAGCGTCCAAGCCGGTCGAGGAAGACTTGGCGATTATGGCCGTCCAAGCTGCAGGCAATGCTGCAGTGGCTCGTGCCTGGCGCGATCGTTTGTCGAATCAGCCCTCCGAGCGCCTATCAGATCGCGCCTTTGCTCGATCCTTCGCCTCGGCCATTGTCGAACGACGTTTCGGCGAACGCGATGCCGCATTGGCTGCCGCCAACAAGGCCATGGCGCTGGCCAATCGGGAAGGTAGCCCCGACGATCGGGTGCGTGCCGGCATCATCCGCGCCTTGGTATTGCTGGACGGTGAGGACTCGCAAACTGCGTTCGCGGTACTTGGCGAACTGGATGCCTATGTGACTGCCGACTATCGGGCCGCCTGGCTCGCCTGGACGCTCTATCGGCACGTCGGCAACACAGCCATGGCCGAACGAGCGCATTTGGGCATGGATTCCTTGCGGGGGGAGCGACAGGCGAACCTTGAGCCGACGTTGTAA
- a CDS encoding DUF5985 family protein yields the protein MFMLGMISMGSAVVALLFLRFWRISHERLFLWFAAAFLLEAMNRAVFAWQGAGDEAALPYLLARILFFLLIIGGVADKNLGKPAPR from the coding sequence ATGTTCATGCTAGGCATGATTTCAATGGGATCCGCCGTTGTCGCACTTCTCTTCTTGCGCTTCTGGCGGATCAGCCATGAACGTCTCTTCTTGTGGTTCGCAGCGGCCTTCCTGCTCGAGGCGATGAATCGTGCCGTGTTCGCTTGGCAGGGTGCCGGGGATGAAGCTGCGCTGCCCTATCTGCTTGCTCGTATTTTATTTTTCCTCTTAATCATTGGCGGCGTTGCAGACAAGAACTTGGGAAAACCTGCGCCGCGCTAG
- a CDS encoding putative Na+/H+ antiporter, with protein MQPTPFDLIASGVFALAVLHTFAAKQLERLAWRSPRHSGILHLLSEVEVVFGFWAIMLMAVLAMFQGQNHVVAYVESRNYTEPLFVFAIMVVAASRPVVSTVANTVNTLSRWLPLRMSLAQAWLGLAAVPLLGSLITEPAAMTIAALLLSPIAFRREIPEAPKYLAIGVLFVNISIGGTLSSYAAPPILMVAETWGWTTPFMLATFGWKAGLAVVVNATIAVAVLRRHLPRVALQERVVDPVPLPIVLVHFALLGGIVAFAHHPVIFIGLLLMFLGIAHAYERYQDPLILREALLVGFFLAGLVVLGGLQRWWLQPVIGSLDDLQLFLGALSLTAITDNAALTYLGSLSGQISDDAKYWLVAGAVAGGGLTIIANAPNPAGASLLEKGFSDETISAGGLLAGALVPTAIAAAAFAAL; from the coding sequence ATGCAGCCGACCCCTTTCGACCTGATCGCATCCGGCGTTTTCGCGCTCGCCGTCCTCCACACCTTCGCCGCGAAGCAACTCGAGCGGCTCGCATGGCGTTCACCGCGGCACTCGGGCATCCTGCATCTGTTGAGCGAAGTGGAAGTCGTCTTCGGCTTCTGGGCCATCATGCTCATGGCGGTCCTGGCCATGTTCCAAGGCCAGAACCACGTCGTTGCGTACGTGGAGTCGCGCAACTACACCGAGCCGCTATTTGTTTTCGCCATCATGGTGGTCGCGGCGTCACGTCCCGTGGTGAGCACGGTGGCGAACACGGTGAACACGCTCTCGCGCTGGTTGCCGTTGCGCATGTCCTTGGCGCAGGCATGGCTCGGCCTGGCCGCGGTACCGCTGCTTGGTTCGCTAATCACCGAACCGGCCGCCATGACCATCGCTGCGTTGCTACTGTCGCCGATTGCTTTCCGTCGCGAAATTCCTGAAGCGCCTAAGTACCTTGCCATTGGCGTGCTGTTCGTGAACATCTCCATTGGTGGGACGCTGAGCTCGTACGCTGCCCCGCCGATCCTCATGGTCGCCGAGACGTGGGGGTGGACGACGCCCTTCATGCTCGCGACGTTCGGCTGGAAGGCGGGGCTGGCCGTCGTAGTCAATGCCACGATCGCGGTGGCCGTGCTCCGCCGCCATCTTCCGCGCGTCGCACTGCAGGAGCGCGTCGTCGATCCTGTGCCGCTTCCGATTGTGCTAGTGCATTTCGCCCTGCTAGGCGGCATCGTGGCGTTCGCGCACCATCCGGTCATCTTCATCGGTCTCCTACTGATGTTCCTCGGGATCGCGCATGCCTACGAGCGCTACCAGGATCCCCTGATCCTGCGCGAGGCGCTGCTGGTCGGTTTCTTCCTCGCAGGGCTCGTCGTTCTCGGCGGACTGCAACGGTGGTGGCTCCAGCCCGTGATTGGCTCGCTTGATGATCTTCAGCTATTCCTCGGCGCACTGTCGCTTACGGCCATCACCGACAACGCCGCCCTGACTTACCTAGGCTCGCTGTCAGGACAGATAAGCGACGACGCGAAATATTGGCTGGTCGCGGGCGCCGTCGCGGGCGGCGGCCTCACGATCATCGCTAATGCCCCGAATCCCGCGGGGGCTTCGTTGTTGGAGAAGGGGTTCTCCGACGAAACCATCAGTGCGGGCGGTCTGCTCGCCGGCGCCTTGGTGCCGACTGCGATCGCCGCTGCGGCGTTCGCAGCGTTGTAA
- a CDS encoding BLUF domain-containing protein has translation MSDALHAIAYISAATRELQSVEIDGLLLDARGFNAMSGVTGVLLFNGTEFFQYFEGLSVSVNAVYERIRQARSHADIRELLNAPIAIRQFESWHMGFCRPPITALQELAQARWQESLPVTRTSFQRADGVALLVHYWSKWRAAAPFP, from the coding sequence TTGAGCGACGCATTGCACGCGATTGCCTATATCAGTGCCGCGACCCGGGAGTTGCAGTCCGTCGAGATCGATGGTCTGTTGCTCGATGCCCGTGGGTTCAACGCAATGTCCGGGGTCACTGGGGTGCTGTTGTTCAACGGTACCGAGTTTTTTCAGTATTTCGAAGGCCTAAGCGTCAGCGTGAATGCGGTATATGAGCGGATCAGACAGGCACGTAGCCACGCCGACATAAGAGAGCTCTTGAATGCACCGATTGCTATTCGGCAGTTCGAAAGCTGGCACATGGGATTCTGCAGACCGCCGATCACTGCCCTGCAGGAACTAGCCCAGGCGAGGTGGCAGGAATCGCTACCAGTTACCCGGACATCCTTCCAGCGAGCCGACGGTGTTGCACTGCTGGTGCACTACTGGAGCAAGTGGAGAGCGGCGGCTCCCTTCCCTTAG